CAAAAGAACCAATATATAAATTGAACAGCTTGTCTGGTAATACCTTAATTGCATATCCTACTCCATTTGCCTCAAGGCTTCTCGTAAAGTGACATATAAATACTAATATTAGTCCAAATACTTTAATATTGTCTATATAATACAATCTTTTCTTCATCTTCCCCTGCCAAAAATTCTTTTCACTTTATTGGCAAACCTCCATGTTTTTGAATTAATGACTGTTTCATATGCTTGCTTCCAATGTTCTATATTTTGTTGATAAATCTGATTTTCATATGTTTTATCAGCCAACAACTTTTGTATACTCAATAATTCATTGTTTAATTGTGCATTTGCTTGAGAGGCCTGTTTCCAGTAATCCTCTATTTCTTTATGGCTCTTTTTCAACTCATCATATGCCTTAACGGCATCCTGCCAATTTTTTGCACATATTGCCCATTCCTCATGTGCATGTTTCGCATCCTCTATATAGTACTGAACATCTTGTTCGCCCTGCAGACAAACCTGCTTTGTACCCGCGAAGCTTTTCCCATCTGGCTCAGTTACAACATTATGGAAAAAATGCTTACATGCATAATCCAACGTCTCCTCAGTATTTGAGATTTCTAAATAATCCATTGCTTTCTGAAGCGGAAAAAACTCTTCAAGTCCATGTATATGAATATATAAGTCTTTAATACAGTGAAAAATAATCAGTTCCTTTGGTAAGGGCATCAAAAAAAACCATTCGTAATCAATGAAGGTGGGAATAGAGTCAGAGGTAAATATGATATTTGATGCTATGGCATCAAAATTTGATATTTTTAATCCCTTCTCACCTTCAAACTGCTTCCCGATACCAAATATTGATTCAAACTCTGGAGAATTGGAAAAAATGCAATCACTGTTTTCTTCATTTCCGCATATCAAAGATACATGCAATTTTAATAAATCGCAAAACAAAGATTCATTCTTTTCTTTATACGCTATCCTATATTTGTCTTCTAGTGATTCTCCCTCAATATACTCAAACCATAATATATCATTTTGATATTCCGCAGGGCACATTTTGCAATTTGGAAATATCTTTTCACATGTACTGTAGTAGTTTAAGATATTATGCAGATGTTCAATCCCCTCTGGAAATATAGCCTCTTTTGAAACCAGCTTCTTTCCGCTGGTTTCCTCCCGATAGATAGTTGTTTTTATACTATACTTCCTGTTTCGTTCATCACTGAATTTTATCCACAGTTTTCTCATACTTTTACCCCTTTTTTGCCTCTACTAAAAATGAATTTGCAAGCATATGCCTCTCACTGGCACCCTTAAGGCTCGAAAATGCTTTATTCATATTGAAACTTTTTAAGACAGGCATATCATAATTACTTTTCTCTGGAAACTCTAACTCAATAGTGTCAATAACATCCTCGCTGTATATTACAGCTGGTAATTTATAATCTGGAAAAGGGTAATAAAAATAAGTATTAGAAAATCCATTTTCCAATATCAGATGTTCCAATTGTGACTTGCTGAATGTCTTCACTTTATCAGATTTATGATAGCCTTCAATTCCAACAAAGGGTCTTCCAAGATGATCTTCATGATATCCGGAAAAATACTTCATACCTAATTTATTCTCAATAGCAATATAAAGTCTTCCTTGTGGTTTTAAGCAAGATGAGACAATTTTCAGAAAATCTTCATATGGCTTTGAACTTTCGATATAGTGATAGGCATATTCCAATACACCAATTAGAGTTATAACATCATACTTCTTTTCAAGTTGGACATCCTGAAAGTTTCCCACAAAAATTTTTATATTTTCAAGTTCTTTATGTCGATATGCATTTACAAGAGAACGGCGTTTTGATAATTCAATGCAGTCAACGTGTGCACATTTTTTTGCAATTGCGCCTGTTACCGCACCCATTCCGGCGCCAATTTCTAACACCTCATCTGTATTCTTTATCTCCATTGGTTCAATAATATTTTCTCTTTGGCGGCTTAGATGATACATGACAGCCCAGTTCCCATAAGCCTCATGAACATACTCATAACCTTCTTCATCCTTTACAATATTCAGAATTTTGTTCTCAATCTCATCCCCATCACTATAGAGGTCTTCTCCGGAATAATAATCATAATTCAAAACAACTTTTCCAATATTTTCGTTCATAGCAGAATACCATCCTCCTATATAAATGCATCATCTTTGATATTATTAACACATACATTATGGTAATTTGCTCCATACTTT
The window above is part of the Novisyntrophococcus fermenticellae genome. Proteins encoded here:
- a CDS encoding class I SAM-dependent methyltransferase; the protein is MNENIGKVVLNYDYYSGEDLYSDGDEIENKILNIVKDEEGYEYVHEAYGNWAVMYHLSRQRENIIEPMEIKNTDEVLEIGAGMGAVTGAIAKKCAHVDCIELSKRRSLVNAYRHKELENIKIFVGNFQDVQLEKKYDVITLIGVLEYAYHYIESSKPYEDFLKIVSSCLKPQGRLYIAIENKLGMKYFSGYHEDHLGRPFVGIEGYHKSDKVKTFSKSQLEHLILENGFSNTYFYYPFPDYKLPAVIYSEDVIDTIELEFPEKSNYDMPVLKSFNMNKAFSSLKGASERHMLANSFLVEAKKG